One genomic segment of Synergistota bacterium includes these proteins:
- a CDS encoding response regulator: MSEKKEKIIVAEDESKIQIVIRSALEKYGYEVLIAKDGLEALNLIRENPDAVALITDISMPNMTGLELVEEVRKNGPNPEIPVLVLSAYHSKDNVLKAKELKVNEFIAKPFPLKELIVRVNRMLGKELPQEKPKVKREEKKYTGSTKKILVVDDSKMILKMAEATLRKAGFNVITAENGKQGFLKATAEKPDLILTDIMMPEMDGLTLCEELRKNPQTKDIPILIISTKGQKKDVIEALQRGATGYIVKPFSPKDLATRVWKTLGLKAST; this comes from the coding sequence GTGAGCGAGAAGAAGGAAAAGATAATAGTAGCCGAGGATGAGAGCAAGATCCAGATAGTAATAAGGAGCGCACTTGAGAAATATGGATATGAGGTTTTAATTGCAAAAGATGGGCTTGAAGCGCTGAATCTTATCCGGGAAAATCCAGACGCAGTCGCCCTTATAACCGATATCTCAATGCCTAATATGACGGGATTGGAGCTCGTCGAGGAGGTAAGAAAAAACGGCCCTAATCCTGAAATACCAGTACTCGTTTTAAGCGCTTATCATTCTAAGGACAATGTGCTGAAGGCAAAGGAGCTGAAGGTAAACGAGTTTATAGCCAAGCCATTTCCGCTGAAGGAACTTATAGTAAGAGTTAATAGAATGCTCGGCAAAGAGCTACCACAGGAAAAGCCCAAAGTAAAGAGGGAAGAGAAAAAGTACACCGGTTCTACCAAGAAAATACTCGTTGTAGATGATTCCAAGATGATTCTTAAGATGGCAGAAGCGACGCTGAGAAAAGCGGGATTCAATGTGATAACCGCGGAAAACGGCAAACAAGGATTTCTAAAGGCAACGGCAGAAAAGCCAGACTTGATACTCACCGATATAATGATGCCAGAAATGGATGGCTTAACGCTCTGCGAGGAGTTAAGAAAAAATCCTCAGACTAAAGACATCCCAATATTAATAATATCCACTAAGGGACAAAAGAAAGACGTAATAGAAGCGCTTCAGCGAGGGGCGACCGGATACATAGTAAAGCCATTCAGCCCCAAGGATCTCGCCACGAGAGTATGGAAGACCTTGGGGCTAAAGGCTTCTACCTGA
- a CDS encoding CBS domain-containing protein: MFVRDVMTLNPITVKPDVAFQDALKLLRDKGVRRLPVVNDEGKLVGIITEKDLLYASPSKATTLDVWELSYLLSKLKVEDIMTKEVITISDDTPIEEAAKVMADKKVGALPVMRDGELVGIITETDIFKVLLKLLGAGREGSRFVFEVPDKEGVLAQLTQLIARYGGNIIALATYPSPNEGRGRVVVKVKGLEDARFLEALQGTEISLCDFR; encoded by the coding sequence ATGTTTGTTAGGGATGTTATGACGCTAAATCCGATTACGGTAAAGCCTGATGTGGCTTTTCAGGATGCGCTGAAGCTTTTGAGAGACAAGGGTGTAAGGAGATTACCGGTGGTTAACGATGAGGGAAAACTCGTAGGTATAATAACTGAAAAGGATCTCCTTTATGCATCTCCTTCTAAGGCAACTACGCTTGATGTTTGGGAGCTCAGCTATCTTTTAAGCAAGCTTAAGGTTGAAGACATAATGACGAAGGAAGTCATAACGATTTCAGATGACACTCCCATCGAGGAAGCGGCGAAAGTCATGGCTGATAAGAAGGTAGGTGCCCTTCCTGTTATGCGTGATGGAGAGCTTGTGGGAATAATAACCGAAACCGACATCTTTAAGGTTCTTCTTAAGCTTCTCGGAGCGGGCAGGGAAGGAAGCAGGTTCGTCTTCGAGGTACCGGATAAGGAGGGCGTTTTGGCTCAGCTAACTCAGCTTATAGCGCGATACGGAGGTAATATAATAGCACTGGCTACTTATCCCTCCCCCAACGAGGGTAGGGGAAGGGTTGTGGTAAAGGTAAAAGGGCTTGAGGATGCACGATTTCTCGAGGCTTTGCAAGGAACCGAAATCTCTCTGTGTGATTTCAGGTAG